The genome window TCTGCTGTTGCGGCTAAGAGACGATGGGGTGATCGAGCTGATCAAGGCGGAGGAAGTTGTACGGGGGAGCAAAGGGCTTCTGAAACGTCTTTATCCTGCCCTGAAGGGAAAAACACTGGCTCGAGAGCTGATCCAGGAACGGCGCCGGGAGGCCCTGCAGGAATGAGCGTGGTACTGGATGCCTCGGCCTTGCTGGCCTACCTCAACCAGGAGGCGGGGGCCGAGGAGGTCGCTGAGCAGATGGTTGGAGGCGGCTATATCAGTGCCGTCAATCTGGCCGAAGTCTACAGCAAGATAGCCGAGTGGGGCCAGGACGCGCACCTGCTGGAGCAGACCTTGGTGCGTCAGGGTTTGCTGGGAGGTGTTTTAGAGGTTGTGCCCTTTGGCCCCCAAGACGTCCAGCTCGTGGCAGCGCTGCGACCCCTGACCAAAGCCCAGGGGCTATCCCTGGGGGATCGGGTCTGTCTGGCCTTGGCTATGCGGCTGAGATTGCCAGCCATCACCACCGACAGCGCCTGGAACTACCTGGAAGCAGGGGTTGAGGTGCGGGTCGTGCGTTAGGACAAACCCCGCCGATACGTCAGCACCTCGGCCAGGTCGGCGATGGTGCGGGCCACCCGCAGGATGCGGTCGTAGCTTCGGGCGCCGGGTGCAGAGTTCATAAGGTCACACAGCAGACCAGAAGCGCTGCCAACGTGCTTCCAAAAGAACCCGGCGGGGATCACCAGGGTGTAGTTGGGTCAGGATAGCTTGCCAAAATTCCGGGTCTTCCTCTTGCATGGCCAGCTCAAAAGCTTGCTGGATTGCGCCCTGGGAAAGCAGCGTCTTCTTGAGCAGCGACGAGGTCTCCTCGCGGGCTTCGGTCACCACCGGGGCCTCCGAGCCAGGCAGGAGCGGCCCGCCATAAAGCGCCATTGCACCCTGCAGATTGCCGCGCAAGAGCCGCTCCCGAAGCTCGACGAAATCGGCCCAGACCCGGCCTGAAAGCCGGTAGGGACGGCCCACCACCAGGGGAAGCCGCTGCCGCAGCCGCTGTACCTCGGCCTTCGCCACCTCGGGCCTGCCCCCCTCGCCCCAGACCCGGAGGGCCAACTGCTCTGCGCTCAGGCCCGCGGGGTTGAGCACGAGGGCCACCAGAATCTCCCGATGCCGTGGGGTGAGCTGGAGCGGAGCACCCTCGAGCCAAACCGTCTCACCCCCCAGAAAGTGCAGCCGGAGCTTCGGGGCTGGCTCGAGCAAGCCAAAAACCTCCCGAAAAAAAGCTGTCGGCCCGGCCAGAAATGCCCGCCCTTCCGCGCTCAAACCTTCGAGCGCCCACGACGCCTCGGCCAGGGTAGCGCGGGCTCTGGCTTCCAGGCCCAGGCTAAGGTAGGCCCTGGCCAGGTGCAAAGCCGCCATGGCCGCGCGGGGCGCGCTGGGTCGCCGCAGGAAACGCCCCAGAAGCTCTGCTAGGGGCTCCACAGCCTCCGAAGGGTTCAGCAGCGAAACCGGCAGCAGGTAGGCCAGCTCACCCCAGTCGCGAAAGGTGTCCAGGGTTTCCGTACCTAGCACCCTGGCCTCGAGGCCCAGCACCAGGGCCTCTTCCAGCCGGCCCAGTTCCAAAAGTGCCCGCACCTTGCGGGCCAGGATGGGCAGCCGGCGGGCCCGGATGGGGGACAGTTGATCGTCCATTGTCGCGTAAGCCTCGAGGGCCGCCTCGGCCTGCCCCAGGGCCAGCCAAAAGTCCCCCTGCGCCAGCAGGGCGTCTGGATGCTTTATTTCCAGCGGCGGAGGCACCTCCAGCCGTCCCCCTAAAATCTGGGCGTAGCCCCACGCTATGTTCAAAGTGTTGCGCAGGGATGGATGCTTTAGCCCGATGGATTCGGCCACCCGCAGGCCCCAGGCCGCCCAAACCTCAGCCTGGGCATAAACACCCAGGGCTACCTCGAGCAGCGCCAGGGCCGCTGCCGCCTGAACGGCCCGCTGCGGCTGGCCCGCGGCTTCGGCCTGCCGCAAGGCCTCGCGCAGCCAACGCTCAGCCTCGTGCGGGCTGCGCAAAAAGGTTGCCGTGGCCAGGGCATAGGCGGTCAGGAAGCCGGGGCTTTGCTGATAGGCTTGCTGGGCCAGTTCCAGGGCCTGGGAAAGCTGGCCGCGCTGCCAGGCGATCTGGCTCAGGAGCGCCTGTATTTCCGGGCCGGGATTTTGGGTCAGACCGGGAAACTGCTCCAGGAAAGCGCCCTCCTGCCCGAGCTCGAGGGCAAACTCGAGGGCATAGCGCAAAAGCAACAGGTCGGAAGCAGGGCTCTGTCCAAGCCGCTCCAAGCACCAGGCCAGCCCTTCCTGGTGCTGGCCTGCGCCCCAGGCAGCTTCCAGGTTCATGGAAGCATCTTATGAAAGGCACAAGTCCAATGGGTGAGTCAGGGCACCCCGGCGCAGAAGGGACAACCACAAGCCGCCGCTCACAACGGCCGGGACAGCCGTCGGGCCGCCACAGCAGCTCCCAAGACTGCCCAGCAAAGCAGCGTCAGCAACGGGTACAGCAGCATCCCATCGCCTTTGAGGGCAGTCTGGATCAGGAGGGCCAGGTTTTGTAGCGGTAGCAGCGGGGTAAGGGCCGCCGCCCACTCCGGCAGCATCCCGCGCTCGGCTGCCACTGAGAGCAGAAACAAGGGAAAGAGGGTAGCGTTAACCAGATACGAGGCTGCATTCGCGGTGCGAACCAGACTGCCCACCACCAGCCCCCAGCTCCCAAGTGCCGCAAAGCCCAGCACCAGGCCCGGCAGCAAGCCAGTGAAGCCAGACAGGCTGAGGGACAGGCCCAGCCAGAAGGCTCCCAGCCCCAGGGTAAGTATTAGCGCAAACGTCCCCAGCAGCGCACAAGCCGCCACCCTGGCCGCGATGTGTACGAGCATAGGTAGGGGTGTGCTCCTTAGCCGCTTGAGCAGGCCGACCTCCCGGGCCGAGGCAATGCCCATCGCCAGGCCCGCGTACACCGCCATAGCCAGCGCAAGCGCGGCCACGAAGGCCGTTGCCGAAAGAACATCCTGCTGGGACTGCCGGCTCCAGAAGAGCAGTACCAGCGGCGGGAAAGCAAAGGTGAAAAAGGTGGCAGCCCGGTCCCTGAGATAAAGGCGAATCTGCCACCGGGTTTCATTAACTAACAAGCGAAGAGATGCTGGCGTTCGGACGCTGATGGTCATTCGATGCTCCTTTCAACAGGGCCAGGTACGCTTCCTCGAGGGTGGGGCTTTGCACGCTCACCTCCTCGAGCCCCACCCCGCTCTTGCGCAAGACCAGAAGGTCTTCGTCGGGCTGCAAGCTCGCAAGGGTGATCCGATCCCCCTCAACCTTCGCCCGCACGGCCAAAGCAGGAGGCAGCGCGGCGTCCGCCCGCCGGAAGCTGATTCGGTAAGGAAGGCCGGCCTGGGCGATCATTGTCTGGGGGGGGCCGTCGAAGATCAGCGCTCCTTCTCGCAACAACAGCACCCGCCGACCCAGCCGTCCAGCCTCCTCCAGGTTGTGGGTGGTCAGAATGAAGGTCACCCCGCTCCCCGTTAGCTCCTCGAGAAGATTCCAGATACCGAGCCGGGCTTCCGGGTCAAGATTGGCGGTGGGTTCGTCCAGAAAGATCAGGCGGGGCCTGCCCACGATGGCTACGGCGAGCTCGAGCCGCCTGCGCTCGCCCCCGCTCAGGTTGCGCACCCAGCGATGCTGCTTGTCCGCAAGGCCCAGCTTTTCCAGAAGCTCCGGGGTTGGAAGGGGGTTGGGGTAATAGCTGCCGAAGAGCTCGAGGCTCTCCCGGACGGTCAGCTCTGGGTAAAGCCCGGCTTTATCCTGGAAGACAAATCCCATCTGCCTCCGCACGTTGGGCGGCAGGTGCGGGACATCGGCCCCCAGAACCCTGGCCCGGCCCGCAGTGGGCCGCAGAAAACCACCCAAAATATCTAGAGTAGTGGTTTTGCCCGATCCGTTCGGCCCCAGTACCACCGCCCGCTCAGCCACCTCCACCGTAAAGCTGATACCTTTCAGCGCTGGGATGGAGCCGTACTGTTTGCGCAAGTCGGAGACCTCGATGATGCCCACTTCAAACACCTCCAAAAGGCCAAAGGACTGAACTCCGGAGCTGCCTGGGGGGGCTTGACACCGACAGCAAACATCGCCATCACCCCTGCTGGCCGACAAACCCCAGAAAACCTCGGCTGTCTTTCGTCTTTCGAGCAACTGTGCCCAGCACCCTCAATTCCCCTGGTTTCTCAGGCTAGCCCGCCAGGGGTAGCAAGCGGGTAGCATCTGGTACAGCCGCTGCACAGCCAGGAAGAGGCGCTATTGGGCAATTTCTGGGGCGGATCGGCCGGCAGCAGGTTTCCAAAGGAGCGATCCGCTAGAGGAGGCTCCTCCGATACGTCAACGCCTCGGCCAGGTGGGCTTCTCCGATCCCCTCTGCCCCCGCCAGGTCGGCGATGGTGCGGGCCACCCGCAGGATGCGGTCGTAGCTGCGGGCCGAGAGCGCCAGGCGCTGGGTAGCCGCCTGCAAGAGGGCTTCGCAGGCTGGGGACAGTGCGGTGTGCTGGCGCAGGGCCCGGCCAAAGAGTTCGCTGTTGAGCTTCCCCTGCCGGGCTTTCATCCGCTCCCGGGCCGCAAGCACCCTCTCCCTGACCACGGCGGTGGGTTCTCCTTCCGGTGCGCGGGCCAGCTCCTCCGGGGTGAGGCGGGGCACTTCCACCACCAGATCGAAGCGGTCGAGCAGGGGGCCCGAGATGCGACCCACGTAGCGTAGGCGCTGGGTGGGGGTGCAGACGCACTGCTTCTGGGGGTCGCCGTGGTGGCCGCAGGGGCAGGCGTGTGCAGGGCAATCGGGGTATTTCCGGTAATGTGAACCACATTCTCCCCCGACGGAAGCCGGGGCCG of Meiothermus sp. contains these proteins:
- a CDS encoding ABC transporter ATP-binding protein; this translates as MGIIEVSDLRKQYGSIPALKGISFTVEVAERAVVLGPNGSGKTTTLDILGGFLRPTAGRARVLGADVPHLPPNVRRQMGFVFQDKAGLYPELTVRESLELFGSYYPNPLPTPELLEKLGLADKQHRWVRNLSGGERRRLELAVAIVGRPRLIFLDEPTANLDPEARLGIWNLLEELTGSGVTFILTTHNLEEAGRLGRRVLLLREGALIFDGPPQTMIAQAGLPYRISFRRADAALPPALAVRAKVEGDRITLASLQPDEDLLVLRKSGVGLEEVSVQSPTLEEAYLALLKGASNDHQRPNASISSLVS
- a CDS encoding ABC transporter permease, encoding MLVNETRWQIRLYLRDRAATFFTFAFPPLVLLFWSRQSQQDVLSATAFVAALALAMAVYAGLAMGIASAREVGLLKRLRSTPLPMLVHIAARVAACALLGTFALILTLGLGAFWLGLSLSLSGFTGLLPGLVLGFAALGSWGLVVGSLVRTANAASYLVNATLFPLFLLSVAAERGMLPEWAAALTPLLPLQNLALLIQTALKGDGMLLYPLLTLLCWAVLGAAVAARRLSRPL
- a CDS encoding AbrB/MazE/SpoVT family DNA-binding domain-containing protein, translating into MKHPVVQQAVQLGGKGRLVLPAGVRKVLQLREGDRLLLRLRDDGVIELIKAEEVVRGSKGLLKRLYPALKGKTLARELIQERRREALQE
- a CDS encoding type II toxin-antitoxin system VapC family toxin: MSVVLDASALLAYLNQEAGAEEVAEQMVGGGYISAVNLAEVYSKIAEWGQDAHLLEQTLVRQGLLGGVLEVVPFGPQDVQLVAALRPLTKAQGLSLGDRVCLALAMRLRLPAITTDSAWNYLEAGVEVRVVR